Genomic window (Campylobacter sp. RM16704):
ATATTGAAAAAGAAATTTATGCAAAAGCTAAGTGACAATAGGCTTTGATTTTCAAAGCCTATTTTAAAAACAAAAGTCCTGCTTTAGCTATTTTTACATCCTCATCTAAGTGTGCTCCACCCACACCTATACCACCAACAACAACACCATCTATAAAAATCGGCACCCCACCAGGCATAATAGAAAAATTATCATCTAAATAACGAATATCCTCAGGTATTTTACCCTCTTTTACACCTTTAAAAATAATCGCTGTTTCTCTTTTTTGCGAAGTGGCTGTGTAAGCTTTTTTATAACTAGCATTAATCGTATGTACACCTGCTTTTTCATCTCTTAACACAGCTAAAATTTGACCGGATTTATCCACTATGGTTATGCTTACATGAAAACCATTTTTTCTTGCTTCTTTTTTAGCCAAATCCAAAATCCCTTCAGCCATTTGCGTAGTCAAAATAGGCTCTTTCACAAGCTCAAAAGATTTTGCCATCAAACTTACTCCTAAAAATAAACATAAAAATATAATTTTTTTCATTTTTTTCCTTTAAAATTTTTCAACCACATTTTTAGCTAATTCTTTTATATCGCCTTTTAATTCACAAATTTCACCATTTTGTGCAAGTAAAATTCTATCAGCTATATCAAAATACACATCATCATGGGTAA
Coding sequences:
- a CDS encoding GlcG/HbpS family heme-binding protein; this encodes MKKIIFLCLFLGVSLMAKSFELVKEPILTTQMAEGILDLAKKEARKNGFHVSITIVDKSGQILAVLRDEKAGVHTINASYKKAYTATSQKRETAIIFKGVKEGKIPEDIRYLDDNFSIMPGGVPIFIDGVVVGGIGVGGAHLDEDVKIAKAGLLFLK